A stretch of DNA from Tigriopus californicus strain San Diego chromosome 11, Tcal_SD_v2.1, whole genome shotgun sequence:
CAATTCAATGTGCCAAAGAtgtaatatcgattttcattatcgcaaaaatgaacgattattttttcatttcttgcataatttcaaatttacttAAAACCTggtacaaccatatctaaaaccctcaaaaaagcagatttttgaaaattcgattttaaaaggtacatttagttgagtggtcactgaaaatttcataaatatcaatgaaacattaaagaagctattttcaatcagtttccaaaaagtttttaagaaacgacaaaatctgtAACagtgtttgttgtatgtattgtcttcagaattcaagtgaatgcataactaagtgtacacatgttgattgtaaaacacacattcaaagattacacttttagtgcgttttaagtgacattatatagcatttttagctattatgagactatgtaagaagaggaaaaacaatgttttgtatttgtgatgttgaaaatcgatattacaTCTTTGGGAAATATGAAtgaacatataaccggggcattttggggctaaatacgatgaaatttggaccactaaattccatgttactaagaagcggtgaaatagatgatttcataatttacattcaagagctaattaaatgtgctcccaactaaCATagggtaggtttttgaaaactttaggttttataatgtttttaggtatgcgAGTTTcttatgtggactagaattccataaagaaataaaatcaaaattgttccccgtGATTTTCTGGgcgagaaaaatgccaagatgtgcttgggaatttccatcaaaactttaaagggtatttttaccaccgTGTCTTGCATTGTGATGAGTTTGTGGTCTATATTTTTATACACATTGAGCGAACAGTATTTCTCCAGAATGATTGACTTTGGGACGCCAATTTTGAGCAGAGATATCAACAGGTCTTTCTTTGGAAACCTTTGAAACTCGACGATAGCAGATCTCGAAGTCCTGCGAATGAGTTGAACACCCCCGAATTCGATACATTTGGCGTGAGTTATTACACTTGGATCCTCACTGCTAAATTCACAAGCACATACTCGGTCCATAGCTATAGAGAAACTGGGCGTGGCAGTCAAAGACCGGCTTTGGGATCACCTTTCTTTCCTTAGCGCAATTTTGAGCTGGTCCTTCCTACGGAGCCGGCAATGATGATACATCGTGTAATTGGGTTTGGATACTGAAATACTGACTGAATGAATGTTCGATGCAGTTCCTTGGCATGAACCTAAGCCTTGGCAGTATTCATGTCATCAAATTGTTCTTGAAGTAATTGATGGTCATGGATGGGCTCTTGACACGGAACATGATTCTTGGAATCGTCGAGATGACGTTGTAAGCTGTAAGGAAATCCAAACACCTTTTTGCATTGCCAATAACGGTagtctgaaaaagaaaaaggaaaatataaATAACATTAAATATTTGGCATTGAAATactaacattttttttatcacacTCATGCTCGAACTGTAAAGGAAAAATTGACCACAATTCAGGTGACTCGAACTGCTCAGACATTAACACAACGAAATAATGCGATGCATCTTCACAACATCAACAAGTTAACCTTATTGATAACTACGTACAGACATTGTTTATCCCTTTGGAATACGGTAGAGCTTGGCTAGGGGCTCATGATAGCTTCACTGCGGGGGGGAATCCGGAGCGACCCGGCGCGAGAGTTGTAAAAGTTGTAAAAGAagccattctcaaaacaaatttacattcgTCTAGTTTATCTTGCAACTTTGGACTTAGAtcggatccgaacccaatccgaaTTTAAATTCGATTAGATCTGAAAAGTCGGAACCGATGCACAACTTTAGTTGGGATCAATTGTGGAAACCAAGAGTCACACGTCAGGAAATTGATTTAGTACTTACTATCTCTTATCTATACCATTTACAGCTGTTTTTTTCACAACGAATTATCCCCAAAGAACTCGTTTTAAGTGTTAACTTACTCAGATATCCATTTTGGACTTTGTAGTGCATGTACATTTGGCGAAGGGAGAANNNNNNNNNNNNNNNNNNNNNNNNNNNNNNNNNNNNNNNNNNNNNNNNNNNTTTATCGCTTCGAGCTCTAtccttttttgtgtgtgtagcagctccgcttatttcgacgctattgttattgacttatgccatagccaaaacttcgacacatccctacgtaagtcaaaagggggcgctcaagtgtaaaggggtaaacaaagacccccgtgagcatgtcctattaTAAAAAGAATCCCAAGGCCTGGTCACGGCATTAAACAATGTTCTTTTGTTTCTCGGCGAGGACGAGgcttttttgaattgagaatGATGACTACCTAACTTATCAACCAATGAGGTAATTTTCCCATGCAGGCATCTGGCCACCCTGTACATCGCTTTCATCAGAGGAATGAGTTAAGAACCGAAAAGAAACGCTCTTCAAAAGGTATATAAATAGTTACGAGCCACTAACACATCAGTAACAGTTCGTAATTCTACGTGCGATCACCATGACTGGACGAGGCAAAGGAGGTAAAGGTTTGGGCAAAGGAGGCGCCAAGCGTCATCGCAAAGTTTTGCGTGATAATATCCAAGGTATCACCAAGCCTGCAATTCGACGATTGGCTCGTCGTGGTGGCGTCAAGCGTATCTCTGGCTTGATCTATGAGGAGACACGCGGAGTCCTCAAGGTGTTCCTTGAGAACGTCATCCGTGATGCTGTCACCTACACTGAACACGCCAAGCGAAAGACCGTCACCGCCATGGACGTGGTCTACGCTCTGAAGCGACAAGGACGCACCTTATACGGATTCGGCGGCTAAACCACCTGGATAGATCTGATCACCTGGAACAACCGGCCCTCTTAAGGGCCACCAATTGTTATCTAGAGTTATTTGTGCATATATAATGTTTCGCTTTAATAAATTAACATTATCTATCATGAGTGAATGTGTTCTTACCATACATAGAGAAGTAATGAATAATTGTCCGGTTGTGATCATAAAGCTGATAAAGTTTGATTGTAAGCTTCACAATTTGGTTTGGCAGGGTCTATGTAAACATGTGCCTTGGAGTATTAACTCTTGTTTGCTTTAAAAGAAAGAGGGCGTAAGGAATATAAGTAGCTTATTTCTGAATACTTTATAATATGCCGATAACTGCTGGAAGGGAACCTAAACATAGAacattaatttctttttattagGGGAAGGAGGGTTCGAGAGATCGAGGTGTGATTTTAAGTTGCACTGAAATTTTGTTCACCCTACCGAGCACTTTTTCGACAAATGagaatatatttcattttttaggtAAGCGGAGATTCGTTGAACTTTTGATGCTCGAGAACAGCTAAAGAGAGGATAGGAATCCTTGCAGATCGCACTAACTAATGTCAATCCGTAAGTATTTACACATTTCAAATTATCATGCGAGCAAGTGACTGCTTCCTCACGGAACGGATTAATAGCGGAATTAGAATGCGcaatttattttttacaaGGCCAACGGATTTTTATGTCTGCTTTGTCACTTCTGAATGCttgttttggccttgaaaaaggccTTTTAGGAATAAATACTCGGGGGATGTTTACTTGGAGGAGGTGTATTTGGTGACGGCTTTGGTTCCCTCGGAAACGGCATGCTTGGCCAACTCTCCTGGCAAGAGGAGTCGCACGGCGGTTTGGATCTCCCGGGAGGTGATGGTCGACCGTTTGTTGTAGTGAGCCAGGCGGGAAGCCTCAGAGGCAATACGCTCAAAGATGTCATTCACGAACGAGTTCATGATGGACATGGCCTTGGAAGAGATGCCAGTGTCGGGATGGACCTGCTTCAACACCTTGTAGATGTAGATAGCGTAGGACTCCTTGCGCTTGcggttcttcttcttgtcgcCTTTGGAGATGTTCTTTTGGGCTTTGCCGGCCTTCTTGGCAGCTTTTCCGGAGACTTTGGGAGGCATGGTGACAGCGATGAGACGGTCGTGAGTTCAAACTGGTTTGATGATGACTCAAACTCGAGCAAAGTATTTATATGACGAGCGATGTTCTCAGAGTCGTTCCTCGTTTCAATTGGCCTGCCAGGAATGCTATAACCCCACTGATTTGACGGCACCTCCTGCTAATCTCTAGGGTTGCCCGGCATCCTTCTTTCGTTGTGAGAAGAGTCAGAGAGGAGTGATGAGGTTTCTCGATTTACTCAGTGATGCCTAAGCAAAAAGCAACGTTCCAGAAAATATATTGTTGTCTGGATTAACAAGAATCGGCAAAATAAGTTATGAATTTTAGTACACCAGTTTGGTTAGGTGTAATTTTCAGTCTTATTTAAAAACCGTAGTAACCAATAACCGTTGTGAgagaaaagatttttttgttttgaaatcatcaGTTATTGATACAAGTCGGACCAAAAGTGCATATATTAAGTTTGCTTGGTGTAATTAGTTCTGAAACTTAACGTAATTGGACCTATATGAACTATCGTTCTAACTCTTGGCAAAATGAGagataatgttttttttgcaagtaTCTCATATAATGTAGTCAAACTCTacctttgaaatgaatttgtgtTTCAGTGAGTTGTAAAGACTGTTACGAGTCgcaaaaatttgttttccaaaggtttcaaagcaAGAGTATTTCAGGGAATGATGTTTTACGTTATCTGCCTCCCTTTAATTGTTGGGCAGTATGATTTTGGAGAGGGTTACCACTCACAATGTGAAAAAATCCCTGTAGAAATGGCAGGCTTCCAATACTTTGCAAGGAATGAAGATAATCTTGGAGATTGGGATGTTGCTAATGATGAACCATGGCTTGGGTCAGGTCAGCCGTGGACAACTTCGTCCCATCATTGGTAATGGAGCTGGTCTTGACTAGTAGAATGGTCTGTTGGTACAGGTCATAGGGCActcgatcaagggcgctgcaatcgcatgttttcgtctcagctgtcgctagtggaaaaaatgtttcattctttttcaagctacttaggacaactatggtgcaaatttgaatcgttgacggctcgtccaaatgcagagtagaaacccctaataagactccttgtcaagcaattgctctcgtccagtacgcttcataaaacgggttttaAGTACGTtttccgaccacatttttaaaaacgaaattttgaagggtttaaaatggggctcaagttaaaattttcatccatgtggtggaaacacttaactgaaacgcaaggaacaagcctgggttcaggctgacctccagaggtgtcggaattaccttgtttacgtataggcgcaatcatgtcgcccacattcaagcacattgttgggagattgaaacgaaattccgaatgcctcatcattgcgtcGCAATTatggatacattttgttacactttcgagattttcgagatgcgttgctaaacaagggcatgatttgctctactaatgtccaaatctttttttgacatgttacgtgtattatgccctaaaaagcatgtttttttttattattctaccactctttctacctgtatctttgtaagattcaaaagaaattaagattaaagaggaataacaaacgtttcatgatgataattcaacttgcctgaagcaagatttagcgaaatatctttgtctatttttttacttccaccagcgtcagctaacctgaaaacatgctcatgcggtacagctcctgttgaacttaagcattctagttatggttttctatggtacCGGCACTCAGGCTTGGCCTGCATCCTCAGGAATGCCTTTTTAGTGTGCTTTAATTGACTCACAGTGGGTGTGAACAACCGGGACGCAGGCCCagcaaaacaaattttgaattaaaaagaTAAATGTTTCACTTTAACCTTCCAACTACTGTCAATGGTATATTTTGTTTATGAAACAACCAAAGAGTAATGTCCCACTTAACTTGATTCTGTAACCAACAATTTTTCTTGCAAAGTGCCAAAGAGACCGTTTCAATTTATTTATGTGAGAATTAAGCTATTTGTAGAGCTCGGttaaaaagttgcctttttaaccgaaatatttttttaaagttgagaaaaaagcGAATAAAAGGTTGAGATAATGTGCAAGAAAAGGTGTggctttgcaaaaaaagttgctaTAATTCCAAAAAATTGTTACTATACTTTTTGCCGGCATGGACAGCAGATTAGGACtcaaatgacaatgaaaaggccaaaacaaGTAGGAATATGTGAGAAATGGTGGATTATAATACGTAGGTCATAATAAAGGTgaggaaatggagaaatagCTAGaacgtgaaaaaaatgagaaatttaGCTCAGTATAGTTTTTTCGACAAAAAGGCCTAAAAAGTTATTTAAAACTTTAACTGTTTTTAAGGCTTAGTTATTACCGACGCTGATTTTTTGCGCCTATTACTCACTGTTGTGGGGTAGCCATTGAACAGGAACTTATGGGTTTTGACCTTATATTTCTTTCGCCCAGACAGTGTTTTTTGTGTCTTCAACTCGTGACATTTTAGGTTATATTGGGATGTTTGCTATCCGATTTTCTGATAACCTCATTTTGAATAGATTACAGCCCATCAGTGATTGTTAGGCCACAACGGACAAGGACGAACTGGCAACACTCAATTCGAGCTCTTGCTTCAGCAGCTGTGAAACTAAGATTGGGAGGTTGACTACGATTGGCCCGATTCGAGGTGAAAGTGCAACTCAAAGAAGATCGTCTGGAACTGctatttgactacaaattctTTCATTGCTACTGTTAGAGTTAAAATTGCAGTTTGCGACCCAAATCCTCGTATTTACTCACTCTAGTGTTTTCATCATGTCCGGAAGAGGCAAAGGAGGCAAAGTGAAAGGAAAGGCAAAGAGCCGATCCAACCGTGCCGGACTTCAGTTCCCTGTCGGCCGTATCCATCGATTGCTTCGCAAGGGAAACTACGCCGAGCGAGTGGGAGCCGGTGCCCCCGTTTACTTGGCCGCTGTGATGGAATATTTGGCGGCTGAGGTCCTCGAATTGGCTGGCAATGCTGCCCGTGACAACAAGAAGACCCGCATTATCCCCCGTCATTTGCAACTGGCCATCCGCAACGACGAAGAGTTGAACAAGCTCTTGTCTGGTGTGACCATTGCTCAAGGAGGTGTGCTCCCCAACATTCAAGCCGTTCTCCTCCCCAAGAAGACCGAAAAGAAGGCATAGATCTCTTGCCTTTCACATACCTCTGAAGAACGTCTGCCCGCAGATTCAGAGGCTGCTTCTCCTATGGTCTGTTGAACGTCTTAGTTTATACaattgactagaattgtttgGAAAGCTGAGTTATCGTCAAATGTCAGAAATCCCTGTGAAATAAAGATGTTGTAATGCCAATTCAAAAGTCCTTCCTAAACTGTTTGTCTCGCCATTACCAATACACCTTTTTGGTATATGTTAAAATTGTAGTGTAGTGCTTGACCGGTTAGGTAAATTAACCATCGCATCCAACATGTTAACTCCACTGGGCGTAGgtgtcaaacggactttcagagtccgatttcGGTACTTAAGCTGCgtcattatcaatttggagcattgcgttacggaatcatcactaccatcctcaacaccatgatcCATCCAAAGAAAATGACGGACTTTCTCACCCTTAccttacatgcgtctcgtttttgattaaataggaatggattgaaccattgcaatttaattttaattcctttccaaagcAATGAGTTTACCTaggccccagatccaaaccaactttctaatatttctatttaaagctacctagtttgaatctggttgtggtgtgattgcagataaggatgcctgaagaATAGCTTAAGTcttagaactaactcttaaagaacaagcatttacaaaaatgtgattagTTTGGGTCTGGGATTCATGTAAACTCagtgttttggaacagaattgaaggttcaaaattagctgcaatggtgctctgacctcatTGTTGCATTCTTTAAATACAGGGCACCATAGAAGTGCAAatagaatgaaactatgtaagaccagtATTTAAATTAGTGTAACAGGCTGAGTTGTAATTTCTctcaaatgtttgtaaaatgtgacaagcaccatccactatctttgtgaattaacttgaatgaagttttactcacttcacaaacttagaatattaaaaatcattgaccattgctacAAGACCAAACATATCTTAAGACCTTTGCCTTAGGAACAAGGTGAACAAAGCctttttcataagtccacagggctttattgtatggctGTTGTGTGTGTACACATGTATgcaactgaacatgccatctttAGCTTTAAACCAAATAACTAGTCCATAATCAAGCaatcttcaaattcttcaCAACGAGGTTTCGAGAAGGTCCCTGAGGGACGTGGTCCATGATTTGATCTTTGGAAAAATCCGCTACTGCTCGGCAATTTACTTACAAGCACGTTTCACTGAACAAGACCTAGTCAACACCTCTCAAAATCAACTCCAGATTGCTCTTAATGACGTAATGCGCTTCTTGTCgggaaaaacaagaaacaaccATATTAGAATTGAGCAACTTTTCTCCGTCAATGGCTTCCATTCACTGAACCAAATGGCAATTTAGTGCTGTTGGTTGGAAGTTTGGAAAATTCTCAATAAACAAGCAAAAGGAATAGATAAGTCTTTTCTACCTGTAGTTGATCTTCCCATAGCCACTCAAAGCACAATAAGACATGACCTTTGGCCTCCTGCCCAGGGCAACCACTTTATTATCAATGCTGTCAAACTGTGCAATGCTCTCCCTGTTGAATCTCAAACCGTCCAAAAAAATTAGCTCTTTCAAGTGCGCCATCAACCAGTTGCTGCCTACTTATCCCCTGTGATATGTTACCTCAAACTGCGTGTCCTAGTCACTACCTAATCCAGACCTGATTGGTGTCacatgtaccaaagatgaactcacaatgaaaaaaagtacctgtacttataaatacatttaaatcaaaaatgaaatcaagttaTTAacccctcggttccttttagTCTGTAGCTGGTATGGGttggtcttgttatattgaaagtaacaagGTTGGGGCTTAATGAAAACTTTcagggtgtgcatcaaaaccatccatccaacgtaatgccacgtttttgtaatcacgcaactaaagtaccaaaatcggactcggaaagtccgtttgagcgTAGGCGCGATCTCGTGTTCTTGGATGAGGGCCAGGGAACGGGCGTGTCTTAAAGAATTGGACATGTAACTAACTCCATTCTCTACCTTCGgaagaaaagtcactccaaccaagccacttgcggcattgctttgaacacattttggtagtctggcagcagggtgtcgggctgatgGACTTCgcttgcgttactcagttccAACCCTAAGCATACAAAGGAGCCATCAGAACAGTGGCaccctgaattcggaacttgattttgaaaaacacgtagctaaatgtgttcaaagccgatccccatcgcacacaccaggcagccgcgagggaggcaaaaaaaatatcagaaat
This window harbors:
- the LOC131889838 gene encoding histone H4, coding for MTGRGKGGKGLGKGGAKRHRKVLRDNIQGITKPAIRRLARRGGVKRISGLIYEETRGVLKVFLENVIRDAVTYTEHAKRKTVTAMDVVYALKRQGRTLYGFGG
- the LOC131889837 gene encoding histone H2B.3, giving the protein MPPKVSGKAAKKAGKAQKNISKGDKKKNRKRKESYAIYIYKVLKQVHPDTGISSKAMSIMNSFVNDIFERIASEASRLAHYNKRSTITSREIQTAVRLLLPGELAKHAVSEGTKAVTKYTSSK
- the LOC131889836 gene encoding histone H2A, producing MSGRGKGGKVKGKAKSRSNRAGLQFPVGRIHRLLRKGNYAERVGAGAPVYLAAVMEYLAAEVLELAGNAARDNKKTRIIPRHLQLAIRNDEELNKLLSGVTIAQGGVLPNIQAVLLPKKTEKKA